A single genomic interval of Bacteroidota bacterium harbors:
- a CDS encoding CoA pyrophosphatase has product MIEIINLNKLKIMLSKELPGEDAQYKMAPKIRKEFAEQMLKKGPARDSSILILLYPKDNELQTVFTERHAYEGVHSGQISFPGGKKDEEDIDFESTALREAFEEMAIVPKDVNILGQLSDLLVPPSRFLIHPFIGYSEKRPDFIPQQSEVKSFFEVPLSLLQNPEIIKETELKMANGELYKTPYYDLYGHIVWGATAMIVSEFLAVYQNIPLED; this is encoded by the coding sequence ATGATTGAGATAATTAACCTTAATAAGCTAAAGATCATGCTTTCCAAAGAACTTCCCGGAGAAGATGCTCAATATAAGATGGCTCCAAAAATCAGGAAAGAGTTTGCTGAGCAAATGCTGAAAAAAGGTCCGGCACGAGATAGTAGTATTCTGATTTTATTATACCCCAAGGATAATGAATTACAAACAGTTTTTACCGAACGTCATGCTTATGAAGGAGTTCATTCTGGCCAAATTAGTTTCCCTGGTGGTAAAAAGGATGAGGAGGATATTGATTTTGAATCGACAGCCTTAAGAGAGGCATTTGAGGAAATGGCCATTGTGCCCAAGGATGTAAATATTTTAGGTCAACTAAGCGATTTACTGGTTCCTCCAAGTCGCTTTCTGATTCACCCATTTATTGGTTATTCGGAAAAAAGACCTGATTTTATTCCTCAGCAGAGTGAGGTGAAAAGTTTTTTTGAAGTTCCATTAAGTTTGCTTCAAAATCCAGAAATAATTAAGGAAACTGAATTAAAAATGGCTAATGGAGAGTTATATAAAACTCCTTATTATGACCTATATGGGCATATTGTATGGGGTGCAACAGCCATGATAGTCAGTGAGTTTTTGGCTGTATACCAGAATATTCCATTGGAAGATTGA
- a CDS encoding DUF481 domain-containing protein: protein MKKLVFFIYLVFTGYFTYAQVVNIEKKRGSDSIKFQGEVFLAIDFDKNASELFELKNDIQLQYQHKKSTYLFLNHLKYVRAGGKPFLNEGFQHIRYKYDFNTSFLEGELLTQYQFNTINKLEHRFLFGGGPRFKLFDSTNCSIYMGPLFMYEYEKLSNETLATDAVRISSYVAFFYKFPKAISLKHTTYYQPLLTNFSDYRISSETSLNFSLSKKFAFKLIFEFLYDTNPPKTVPNIIYSISNGLNYSF from the coding sequence ATGAAAAAATTGGTTTTTTTCATCTATTTAGTTTTTACAGGATATTTCACTTATGCGCAAGTGGTAAACATTGAAAAAAAACGTGGCTCTGATTCAATAAAGTTTCAGGGAGAGGTTTTTTTAGCCATTGACTTTGATAAAAATGCTTCTGAACTTTTTGAGCTGAAGAATGATATTCAATTGCAGTATCAGCATAAGAAATCAACCTATTTGTTTTTAAATCATTTAAAATATGTAAGGGCAGGAGGTAAGCCCTTTCTGAATGAAGGCTTTCAGCATATACGTTATAAATATGACTTTAATACAAGTTTTCTCGAAGGAGAATTGTTAACGCAATACCAGTTTAATACAATTAACAAATTAGAACATCGATTCCTTTTTGGTGGTGGTCCTCGCTTTAAACTTTTTGATAGTACGAATTGCAGCATTTACATGGGACCTTTGTTTATGTATGAATATGAGAAATTGTCAAATGAAACATTAGCAACAGATGCTGTTAGGATCAGTTCGTATGTGGCATTTTTTTACAAGTTCCCTAAAGCAATAAGTCTGAAACATACAACCTATTATCAACCGCTATTGACTAATTTTTCTGATTATAGGATTTCATCAGAAACCAGTCTTAATTTTTCTTTGAGCAAGAAATTTGCTTTTAAACTGATCTTTGAGTTTTTGTATGATACTAATCCACCGAAAACGGTACCTAATATCATTTATTCCATCAGCAATGGATTAAATTATTCTTTTTAA